The following coding sequences are from one Ornithorhynchus anatinus isolate Pmale09 chromosome 11, mOrnAna1.pri.v4, whole genome shotgun sequence window:
- the CKAP2L gene encoding cytoskeleton-associated protein 2-like isoform X1 encodes MVGTGGALGAEEERRKKLQEYLAAKGKLKCQNPKPYLRDQNNRLNLPPSKSTTRPEKDAAQRSLSNVVLPCPVPKARGPLPQSKPSNVPPSQRAPPPFLGKGPTARCRPSKPGPKQLAGNTAPSQLGVRTKDPAAGKQPGRPGPPPGTREVRRSVQPKRVSRGRAEPRNAKPAPRREDRPRAHSPKGSGKENPPSSVAERKQEPDSRACLQPKASASHAGRSGLGLKQALVRDWKTSRILRDQSNRRSVSRPQALASSGKPRRPANVGSERPGSGVSRSATVTGQKKNPSDGRPGPPCERKSTARGNLCNADVEKVTRILGAKSRRSVSRAGVTPAAQVPYVSLTTSTAKREGWPNPASPEATGPPLNPTTGTKGAENDRRRKLEEWKQSKGKTYKRPPMGFPAKKRTLENLNHSFWKKMEEEEEEKRAQLELVEKINNVLGECLKLIEGGSQTQELLAILSGIPEAEKFAKFWVCKAKLLARQGPFDVIGLYEAAVQSGAVPIQELQEVIFDILKNTNRETEDAGPPARSETAAETTSQEPRLLPTREGPPVLATPQTVPRCRVNNPMSSIKLHVTPIPRRMTERAAPTHDLKLLTPVRRSLRIEQALFRYPEMLKDHDTVVASLDELAEVDDVDLLIYRKNEALPEDVGLNVFGL; translated from the exons AGGAGCGGCGGAAAAAGCTGCAGGAGTACTTGGCTGCCAAGGGGAAGCTGAAATGTCAAAACCCCAA GCCTTATCTAAGAGACCAGAATAATCGGTTAAatcttccaccttcaaaatct ACAACCAGACCCGAGAAAGATGCCGCTCAGCGTTCCCTTTCCAACGTGGTTTTGCCCTGCCCAGTCCCCAAGGCCAGAGGCCCCCTGCCTCAATCTAAACCCTCCAACGTTCCCCCGTCCCAACGAGCTCCCCCACCGTTTCTGGGAAAAGGACCAACGGCAAGATGCAGGCCTTCGAAGCCGGGCCCAAAGCAGCTTGCAGGTAACACGGCCCCTTCCCAGCTGGGGGTCAGAACCAAAGACCCCGCTGCAGGCAAACAGCCGGGAAGACCCGGACCTCCGCCAGGGACCCGGGAGGTGAGGAGATCCGTCCAGCCCAAGAGGGTCAGCCGAGGGAGGGCTGAACCCAGAAACGCTAAGCCGGCTCCCCGGAGGGAAGACCGCCCCAGGGCCCACTCTCCTAAGGGATCGGGCAAAGAGAACCCACCTTCGTCCGTGGCCGAGAGAAAACAGGAGCCCGACTCTCGCGCTTGCCTTCAGCCAAAGGCGAGTGCCAGCCATGCCGGAAGGAGCGGACTGGGGCTCAAGCAAGCATTGGTCAGAGACTGGAAGACCAGCAGGATTCTCAGAGACCAGAGCAACAGGAGGTCGGTCAGCAGGCCACAGGCCCTGGCGTCCTCGGGAAAACCCCGGCGGCCCGCAAATGTCGGTTCGGAACGGCCAGGGAGTGGAGTCTCAAGGTCGGCCACGGTGACGGGACAGAAGAAAAACCCATCTGACGGGAGGCCTGGCCCCCCTTGTGAAAGAAAAAGCACAGCGAGAGGAAACCTGTGCAATGCAGATGTCGAGAAAGTGACCCGGATTTTGGGGGCGAAATCCAGGAGGAGCGTTTCCAGGGCTGGGGTGACCCCCGCCGCTCAAGTCCCCTATGTTAGTTTGACCACATCTACTGCGAAGAGAGAAGGATGGCCGAACCCTGCCTCACCAGAGGCAACCGGGCCCCCACTTAACCCGACCACCGGCACAAAAGGCGCAGAGAACGATCGCAG GAGGAAACTGGAGGAGTGGAAACAGTCGAAGGGCAAGACCTACAAGCGCCCTCCAATGGGGTTTCCAGCTAAGAAAAGAACCCTAGAGAATCTGAACCATTCCTTCTGGAAGAagatggaagaagaagaggaagaaaagagagccCAGCTGGAATTGGTGGAGAAAATTAACAACGTCCTCGGCGAGTGCCTGAAACTCATCGAAGGG GGTTCCCAGACTCAAGAGCTGTTGGCCATTTTGTCCGGCATCCCGGAAGCGGAGAAGTTTGCCAAGTTCTGGGTGTGCAAAGCAAAGCTGCTAGCCAGACAGGGCCCTTTCGATGTGATTGGGCTCTACGAAGCAGCAGTGCAAAGCGGGGCCGTG CCCATCCAGGAGTTGCAAGAAGTCATCTTTGATATCTTGAAAAACACAAACAGAGAAACTGAAG ACGCCGGCCCTCCGGCACGGAGTGAGACGGCCGCCGAGACCACATCCCAGGAACCCAGACTGCTCCCCACAAGAGAGGGGCCACCGGTGCTGGCTACCCCTCAGACGGTCCCGCGGTGCCGGGTTAACAACCCCATGTCCTCTATCAAGTTACACGTCACGCCGATCCCCCG CAGAATGACAGAAAGGGCGGCCCCGACCCACGATCTGAAGCTCCTGACTCCTGTGCGGCGTTCTCTGAGGATCGAGCAGGCGTTGTTCCGCTACCCCGAAATGCTTAAGGACCACGACACGGTGGTGGCTTCTCTGGACGAACTAGCGGAAGTGGATGACGTCGACCTCTTGATTTACCGCAAAAACGAGGCTTTGCCGGAGGACGTGGGGCTGAACGTGTTTGGTTTATAG
- the CKAP2L gene encoding cytoskeleton-associated protein 2-like isoform X2 — protein MVGTGGALGAEEERRKKLQEYLAAKGKLKCQNPKPYLRDQNNRLNLPPSKSTTRPEKDAAQRSLSNVVLPCPVPKARGPLPQSKPSNVPPSQRAPPPFLGKGPTARCRPSKPGPKQLAGNTAPSQLGVRTKDPAAGKQPGRPGPPPGTREVRRSVQPKRVSRGRAEPRNAKPAPRREDRPRAHSPKGSGKENPPSSVAERKQEPDSRACLQPKASASHAGRSGLGLKQALVRDWKTSRILRDQSNRRSVSRPQALASSGKPRRPANVGSERPGSGVSRSATVTGQKKNPSDGRPGPPCERKSTARGNLCNADVEKVTRILGAKSRRSVSRAGVTPAAQVPYVSLTTSTAKREGWPNPASPEATGPPLNPTTGTKGAENDRRRKLEEWKQSKGKTYKRPPMGFPAKKRTLENLNHSFWKKMEEEEEEKRAQLELVEKINNVLGECLKLIEGGSQTQELLAILSGIPEAEKFAKFWVCKAKLLARQGPFDVIGLYEAAVQSGAVPIQELQEVIFDILKNTNRETEDAGPPARSETAAETTSQEPRLLPTREGPPVLATPQTVPRCRVNNPMSSIKLHVTPIPRMTERAAPTHDLKLLTPVRRSLRIEQALFRYPEMLKDHDTVVASLDELAEVDDVDLLIYRKNEALPEDVGLNVFGL, from the exons AGGAGCGGCGGAAAAAGCTGCAGGAGTACTTGGCTGCCAAGGGGAAGCTGAAATGTCAAAACCCCAA GCCTTATCTAAGAGACCAGAATAATCGGTTAAatcttccaccttcaaaatct ACAACCAGACCCGAGAAAGATGCCGCTCAGCGTTCCCTTTCCAACGTGGTTTTGCCCTGCCCAGTCCCCAAGGCCAGAGGCCCCCTGCCTCAATCTAAACCCTCCAACGTTCCCCCGTCCCAACGAGCTCCCCCACCGTTTCTGGGAAAAGGACCAACGGCAAGATGCAGGCCTTCGAAGCCGGGCCCAAAGCAGCTTGCAGGTAACACGGCCCCTTCCCAGCTGGGGGTCAGAACCAAAGACCCCGCTGCAGGCAAACAGCCGGGAAGACCCGGACCTCCGCCAGGGACCCGGGAGGTGAGGAGATCCGTCCAGCCCAAGAGGGTCAGCCGAGGGAGGGCTGAACCCAGAAACGCTAAGCCGGCTCCCCGGAGGGAAGACCGCCCCAGGGCCCACTCTCCTAAGGGATCGGGCAAAGAGAACCCACCTTCGTCCGTGGCCGAGAGAAAACAGGAGCCCGACTCTCGCGCTTGCCTTCAGCCAAAGGCGAGTGCCAGCCATGCCGGAAGGAGCGGACTGGGGCTCAAGCAAGCATTGGTCAGAGACTGGAAGACCAGCAGGATTCTCAGAGACCAGAGCAACAGGAGGTCGGTCAGCAGGCCACAGGCCCTGGCGTCCTCGGGAAAACCCCGGCGGCCCGCAAATGTCGGTTCGGAACGGCCAGGGAGTGGAGTCTCAAGGTCGGCCACGGTGACGGGACAGAAGAAAAACCCATCTGACGGGAGGCCTGGCCCCCCTTGTGAAAGAAAAAGCACAGCGAGAGGAAACCTGTGCAATGCAGATGTCGAGAAAGTGACCCGGATTTTGGGGGCGAAATCCAGGAGGAGCGTTTCCAGGGCTGGGGTGACCCCCGCCGCTCAAGTCCCCTATGTTAGTTTGACCACATCTACTGCGAAGAGAGAAGGATGGCCGAACCCTGCCTCACCAGAGGCAACCGGGCCCCCACTTAACCCGACCACCGGCACAAAAGGCGCAGAGAACGATCGCAG GAGGAAACTGGAGGAGTGGAAACAGTCGAAGGGCAAGACCTACAAGCGCCCTCCAATGGGGTTTCCAGCTAAGAAAAGAACCCTAGAGAATCTGAACCATTCCTTCTGGAAGAagatggaagaagaagaggaagaaaagagagccCAGCTGGAATTGGTGGAGAAAATTAACAACGTCCTCGGCGAGTGCCTGAAACTCATCGAAGGG GGTTCCCAGACTCAAGAGCTGTTGGCCATTTTGTCCGGCATCCCGGAAGCGGAGAAGTTTGCCAAGTTCTGGGTGTGCAAAGCAAAGCTGCTAGCCAGACAGGGCCCTTTCGATGTGATTGGGCTCTACGAAGCAGCAGTGCAAAGCGGGGCCGTG CCCATCCAGGAGTTGCAAGAAGTCATCTTTGATATCTTGAAAAACACAAACAGAGAAACTGAAG ACGCCGGCCCTCCGGCACGGAGTGAGACGGCCGCCGAGACCACATCCCAGGAACCCAGACTGCTCCCCACAAGAGAGGGGCCACCGGTGCTGGCTACCCCTCAGACGGTCCCGCGGTGCCGGGTTAACAACCCCATGTCCTCTATCAAGTTACACGTCACGCCGATCCCCCG AATGACAGAAAGGGCGGCCCCGACCCACGATCTGAAGCTCCTGACTCCTGTGCGGCGTTCTCTGAGGATCGAGCAGGCGTTGTTCCGCTACCCCGAAATGCTTAAGGACCACGACACGGTGGTGGCTTCTCTGGACGAACTAGCGGAAGTGGATGACGTCGACCTCTTGATTTACCGCAAAAACGAGGCTTTGCCGGAGGACGTGGGGCTGAACGTGTTTGGTTTATAG
- the CKAP2L gene encoding cytoskeleton-associated protein 2-like isoform X3, giving the protein MNEERRKKLQEYLAAKGKLKCQNPKPYLRDQNNRLNLPPSKSTTRPEKDAAQRSLSNVVLPCPVPKARGPLPQSKPSNVPPSQRAPPPFLGKGPTARCRPSKPGPKQLAGNTAPSQLGVRTKDPAAGKQPGRPGPPPGTREVRRSVQPKRVSRGRAEPRNAKPAPRREDRPRAHSPKGSGKENPPSSVAERKQEPDSRACLQPKASASHAGRSGLGLKQALVRDWKTSRILRDQSNRRSVSRPQALASSGKPRRPANVGSERPGSGVSRSATVTGQKKNPSDGRPGPPCERKSTARGNLCNADVEKVTRILGAKSRRSVSRAGVTPAAQVPYVSLTTSTAKREGWPNPASPEATGPPLNPTTGTKGAENDRRRKLEEWKQSKGKTYKRPPMGFPAKKRTLENLNHSFWKKMEEEEEEKRAQLELVEKINNVLGECLKLIEGGSQTQELLAILSGIPEAEKFAKFWVCKAKLLARQGPFDVIGLYEAAVQSGAVPIQELQEVIFDILKNTNRETEDAGPPARSETAAETTSQEPRLLPTREGPPVLATPQTVPRCRVNNPMSSIKLHVTPIPRRMTERAAPTHDLKLLTPVRRSLRIEQALFRYPEMLKDHDTVVASLDELAEVDDVDLLIYRKNEALPEDVGLNVFGL; this is encoded by the exons AGGAGCGGCGGAAAAAGCTGCAGGAGTACTTGGCTGCCAAGGGGAAGCTGAAATGTCAAAACCCCAA GCCTTATCTAAGAGACCAGAATAATCGGTTAAatcttccaccttcaaaatct ACAACCAGACCCGAGAAAGATGCCGCTCAGCGTTCCCTTTCCAACGTGGTTTTGCCCTGCCCAGTCCCCAAGGCCAGAGGCCCCCTGCCTCAATCTAAACCCTCCAACGTTCCCCCGTCCCAACGAGCTCCCCCACCGTTTCTGGGAAAAGGACCAACGGCAAGATGCAGGCCTTCGAAGCCGGGCCCAAAGCAGCTTGCAGGTAACACGGCCCCTTCCCAGCTGGGGGTCAGAACCAAAGACCCCGCTGCAGGCAAACAGCCGGGAAGACCCGGACCTCCGCCAGGGACCCGGGAGGTGAGGAGATCCGTCCAGCCCAAGAGGGTCAGCCGAGGGAGGGCTGAACCCAGAAACGCTAAGCCGGCTCCCCGGAGGGAAGACCGCCCCAGGGCCCACTCTCCTAAGGGATCGGGCAAAGAGAACCCACCTTCGTCCGTGGCCGAGAGAAAACAGGAGCCCGACTCTCGCGCTTGCCTTCAGCCAAAGGCGAGTGCCAGCCATGCCGGAAGGAGCGGACTGGGGCTCAAGCAAGCATTGGTCAGAGACTGGAAGACCAGCAGGATTCTCAGAGACCAGAGCAACAGGAGGTCGGTCAGCAGGCCACAGGCCCTGGCGTCCTCGGGAAAACCCCGGCGGCCCGCAAATGTCGGTTCGGAACGGCCAGGGAGTGGAGTCTCAAGGTCGGCCACGGTGACGGGACAGAAGAAAAACCCATCTGACGGGAGGCCTGGCCCCCCTTGTGAAAGAAAAAGCACAGCGAGAGGAAACCTGTGCAATGCAGATGTCGAGAAAGTGACCCGGATTTTGGGGGCGAAATCCAGGAGGAGCGTTTCCAGGGCTGGGGTGACCCCCGCCGCTCAAGTCCCCTATGTTAGTTTGACCACATCTACTGCGAAGAGAGAAGGATGGCCGAACCCTGCCTCACCAGAGGCAACCGGGCCCCCACTTAACCCGACCACCGGCACAAAAGGCGCAGAGAACGATCGCAG GAGGAAACTGGAGGAGTGGAAACAGTCGAAGGGCAAGACCTACAAGCGCCCTCCAATGGGGTTTCCAGCTAAGAAAAGAACCCTAGAGAATCTGAACCATTCCTTCTGGAAGAagatggaagaagaagaggaagaaaagagagccCAGCTGGAATTGGTGGAGAAAATTAACAACGTCCTCGGCGAGTGCCTGAAACTCATCGAAGGG GGTTCCCAGACTCAAGAGCTGTTGGCCATTTTGTCCGGCATCCCGGAAGCGGAGAAGTTTGCCAAGTTCTGGGTGTGCAAAGCAAAGCTGCTAGCCAGACAGGGCCCTTTCGATGTGATTGGGCTCTACGAAGCAGCAGTGCAAAGCGGGGCCGTG CCCATCCAGGAGTTGCAAGAAGTCATCTTTGATATCTTGAAAAACACAAACAGAGAAACTGAAG ACGCCGGCCCTCCGGCACGGAGTGAGACGGCCGCCGAGACCACATCCCAGGAACCCAGACTGCTCCCCACAAGAGAGGGGCCACCGGTGCTGGCTACCCCTCAGACGGTCCCGCGGTGCCGGGTTAACAACCCCATGTCCTCTATCAAGTTACACGTCACGCCGATCCCCCG CAGAATGACAGAAAGGGCGGCCCCGACCCACGATCTGAAGCTCCTGACTCCTGTGCGGCGTTCTCTGAGGATCGAGCAGGCGTTGTTCCGCTACCCCGAAATGCTTAAGGACCACGACACGGTGGTGGCTTCTCTGGACGAACTAGCGGAAGTGGATGACGTCGACCTCTTGATTTACCGCAAAAACGAGGCTTTGCCGGAGGACGTGGGGCTGAACGTGTTTGGTTTATAG
- the LOC100084371 gene encoding cytosolic purine 5'-nucleotidase isoform X1: MSFRSLFQDVSDAMDNIHQSGCLKEKTLENLEKFVEKDGRIPLLLGRMKEVGKVFLATNSDYNYTDAIMTYLFDSGEERHAGTAPRPWRSYFDLVVVDTQKPGFFAEGTVLRQVNTDTGKLRIGTYTGPHQHCAVYSGGSSDAVCELLGVKGKDILYLGDHIFGDILKSKKRQGWRTFLVVPELARELRVWTQRNELFEELGKLDGVLAELYQRRDCRSREQPDISATKQQIERVTHEMDLCYGRMGSLFRRGFRQTLFASQLTRYADLYAASIANLLHYPLSCLFRASPMLMPHELAVESPQLEAAGESGPSLGRALRQNTSSGHEEQQRGRQPGDQVKEEERRPHGDDRINNEDPGSLH; this comes from the exons ATGTCCTTCCGCAGCCTCTTCCAGGATGTGTCTGATGCCATGGACAACATCCACCAGTCG GGCTGCCTGAAGGAGAAGACGCTGGAGAACCTGGAGAAGTTTGTGGAGAAAGAT ggcCGGATTCCCCTCCTGCTGGGCCGCATGAAGGAGGTCGGGAAGGTGTTTCTGGCCACCAACAGCGATTACAACTACACTGAT gCCATCATGACCTACCTGTTCGACTCTGGTGAAGAGCGTCAT GCAGGGACTGCACCCCGGCCCTGGAGATCGTACTTTGACCTGGTGGTGGTGGACACGCAGAAGCCGGGCTTCTTTGCGGAGGGGACGGTCCTGAGGCAGGTTAACACG GACACGGGGAAGCTGCGCATCGGGACCTACACAGGCCCCCACCAGCACTGTGCCGTCTACTCTGGAG GATCTTCGGACGCCGTGTGCGAGCTGCTCGGGGTGAAGGGGAAAGACATCCTCTACCTGGGGGACCACATCTTTGGGGACATCCTCAAGTCCAAGAAGCGGCAAGGTTGGCGCACCTTCCTCGTGGTGCCCGAGCTGGCACGGGAGCTGCGGGTCTGGACTCAGAGAAATG AGTTGTTTGAGGAGCTGGGAAAGCTGGACGGGGTCCTCGCCGAGCTGTACCA GCGCAGGGACTGCAGGAGCCGGGAGCAGCCGGACATCAGTGCTACCAAGCAGCAGATTGAG AGAGTGACGCACGAGATGGACCTGTGCTACGGCAGGATGGGGAGTCTGTTCCGCCGCGGCTTCCGACAGACGCTTTTTGCCAGTCAGCTCACGCGCTACGCCGACCTCTACGCCGCCTCCATCGCCAACTTGCTTCACTATCCCCTCAGCTGCCTGTTCCGTGCTTCTCCTATGCTG ATGCCCCACGAGTTGGCAGTGGAGTCCCCTCAGCTAGAGGCAGCAGGAGAGTCGGGACCGAGCCTGGGGCGAGCCCTGCGCCAGAACACCAGCAGTGGACACGAG GAACAGCAGCGAGGTCGGCAGCCGGGGGATCAAgtcaaggaggaagaaagaagacccCACGGAGATGACCGAataaataatgagg Atccaggctctctccattag
- the LOC100084371 gene encoding cytosolic purine 5'-nucleotidase isoform X2 — translation MSFRSLFQDVSDAMDNIHQSGCLKEKTLENLEKFVEKDGRIPLLLGRMKEVGKVFLATNSDYNYTDAIMTYLFDSGEERHAGTAPRPWRSYFDLVVVDTQKPGFFAEGTVLRQVNTDTGKLRIGTYTGPHQHCAVYSGGSSDAVCELLGVKGKDILYLGDHIFGDILKSKKRQGWRTFLVVPELARELRVWTQRNELFEELGKLDGVLAELYQDCRSREQPDISATKQQIERVTHEMDLCYGRMGSLFRRGFRQTLFASQLTRYADLYAASIANLLHYPLSCLFRASPMLMPHELAVESPQLEAAGESGPSLGRALRQNTSSGHEEQQRGRQPGDQVKEEERRPHGDDRINNEDPGSLH, via the exons ATGTCCTTCCGCAGCCTCTTCCAGGATGTGTCTGATGCCATGGACAACATCCACCAGTCG GGCTGCCTGAAGGAGAAGACGCTGGAGAACCTGGAGAAGTTTGTGGAGAAAGAT ggcCGGATTCCCCTCCTGCTGGGCCGCATGAAGGAGGTCGGGAAGGTGTTTCTGGCCACCAACAGCGATTACAACTACACTGAT gCCATCATGACCTACCTGTTCGACTCTGGTGAAGAGCGTCAT GCAGGGACTGCACCCCGGCCCTGGAGATCGTACTTTGACCTGGTGGTGGTGGACACGCAGAAGCCGGGCTTCTTTGCGGAGGGGACGGTCCTGAGGCAGGTTAACACG GACACGGGGAAGCTGCGCATCGGGACCTACACAGGCCCCCACCAGCACTGTGCCGTCTACTCTGGAG GATCTTCGGACGCCGTGTGCGAGCTGCTCGGGGTGAAGGGGAAAGACATCCTCTACCTGGGGGACCACATCTTTGGGGACATCCTCAAGTCCAAGAAGCGGCAAGGTTGGCGCACCTTCCTCGTGGTGCCCGAGCTGGCACGGGAGCTGCGGGTCTGGACTCAGAGAAATG AGTTGTTTGAGGAGCTGGGAAAGCTGGACGGGGTCCTCGCCGAGCTGTACCA GGACTGCAGGAGCCGGGAGCAGCCGGACATCAGTGCTACCAAGCAGCAGATTGAG AGAGTGACGCACGAGATGGACCTGTGCTACGGCAGGATGGGGAGTCTGTTCCGCCGCGGCTTCCGACAGACGCTTTTTGCCAGTCAGCTCACGCGCTACGCCGACCTCTACGCCGCCTCCATCGCCAACTTGCTTCACTATCCCCTCAGCTGCCTGTTCCGTGCTTCTCCTATGCTG ATGCCCCACGAGTTGGCAGTGGAGTCCCCTCAGCTAGAGGCAGCAGGAGAGTCGGGACCGAGCCTGGGGCGAGCCCTGCGCCAGAACACCAGCAGTGGACACGAG GAACAGCAGCGAGGTCGGCAGCCGGGGGATCAAgtcaaggaggaagaaagaagacccCACGGAGATGACCGAataaataatgagg Atccaggctctctccattag